Below is a window of Leuconostoc gasicomitatum LMG 18811 DNA.
CTAAAACATGACCATTAGCAACGTGTACGATGCTTTCTGTTTGCGGACTCGTCACTGTTTCAGTTGGTACAGTAGGATTTTTTAATGGTACTTCAGAAACTTGCTTCTTATCCACCTTATCCGGTTCTTGACCACTTGCAGCTTCACCACTGCCATCACCATCAAATTCAATTAATGAATCACCAACTTCAACAGTTGTACCTGCTTCGACAAATAATTTCGTCACTTTACCAGCGTAAGGTGATAAAATTTCTTGAATTAATTTATCATTTTGAACTTCAGCAACAGGGTCATCCATAGCCACTACATCTCCGACCTTAATGAGCCATGATGTAATATCTCCCTCAGCCATGCCTTCACCAATATCAGGCATTTTAAAAATCTCAGTCATAATTCACAACCTCCATTACCTTGGCCACAACATCATCAGATTTAATCATCCAATCATTTTCTGCTTGTCCAAAGGGATAAACTGAATCTGGTGCCGCAATACGTCCAATCGGTGCTTTCAAACTCAGGATAAATCGTTCAGAAATTTCACTCATAATACTTGCACCAATACCTGCCATGCGTTGTGCCTCTTGAACAACAACAACCCGACCAGTTTTAGTAACCGTATCACCAATACCTTGAATATCAAGAGGCGACACCGTGCGTAGATCTAACACTTCTGCTGAGATACCATTTTTATCTAGCTCTTCTGCCGCTTTCAAAGCAACTGGCACACCGCCGCCGTATGAAATAATTGACACATCCGAACCTTCATGGACAACTGCCGCTTTATCTAACGGTGTTGTATAGTATCCTTGGGGCACGTCACCTTTCATTGAACGATACAAATGTATATTCTCCAAAAAAACAACAGGATCATTAGATTCAACTGCACTCAAGAGTAATCCTTTTGCATCCGCTGGATTAGCTGGCATAACTACACGAATTCCAGGAATCTGTGCCACTATGCCTTCAAGATTATCTGCATGCATTTCAGGTGTCTTAGTGCCACCACCATAAGGCGATCGTACAACAATGGGCATATTACGTGTACCATTAAATCGATATCGATTACGAGCCATTTGACCAGCAATAGAGTCCATCACTTCAAATACAAAACCGAAAAATTGAATTTCCATGATTGGCCGATAATCTTGTGTCGTCAGGCCAATGGCTAATCCACCAATACCAGATTCTGCTAGGGGTGTGTTGAAAACACGATCTTCACCATATTTTGCTTGCAACCCATCTGTTGCTCGGAATACACCACCGTTTTTACCAACATCTTCACCAAAAATTAAAACATTATTGTCTTTCTCTAACGCTAAGTCCATCGCTTCACGAACCGCATCAATATAACTTTTAACAGCCATGTTACTTTCCCTCGCTTTCAAACTTGGTAATTTGCTCAGCCATCGCATAGCTTGGTACTTCAAGTGTGTTTTTGATAAAGTCAGAAATTTTCTGCTTAGAAACCTTATCCGCTATTTTAATTTGATCATCAATAAGTGCATTGACCTCAGCAATATAAGCTGTTTCTTTATCTTCATCCCAAATACCTTGACCAGTCATATATTGACGCATTCGGATTAATGGCTCTTTTTTCCAAGCAGCGTCAATATCGGCTTGTGTACGATAGCGTAATGGATCATCACCAGCAGTAGAATGTGCCTCTAAACGGTTAGTAAGCGTTTCAATTAACACAGGCCCTTTGCCACTCGTTGCCCAAGCC
It encodes the following:
- a CDS encoding alpha-ketoacid dehydrogenase subunit beta, giving the protein MAVKSYIDAVREAMDLALEKDNNVLIFGEDVGKNGGVFRATDGLQAKYGEDRVFNTPLAESGIGGLAIGLTTQDYRPIMEIQFFGFVFEVMDSIAGQMARNRYRFNGTRNMPIVVRSPYGGGTKTPEMHADNLEGIVAQIPGIRVVMPANPADAKGLLLSAVESNDPVVFLENIHLYRSMKGDVPQGYYTTPLDKAAVVHEGSDVSIISYGGGVPVALKAAEELDKNGISAEVLDLRTVSPLDIQGIGDTVTKTGRVVVVQEAQRMAGIGASIMSEISERFILSLKAPIGRIAAPDSVYPFGQAENDWMIKSDDVVAKVMEVVNYD